From a region of the Sporosarcina ureilytica genome:
- the coaBC gene encoding bifunctional phosphopantothenoylcysteine decarboxylase/phosphopantothenate--cysteine ligase CoaBC codes for MLNDKKILVCVTGGIAVYKAVALVSKLSQAGANVKVIMTESAKEFVTPLTFQAMSRNDVFFDTFDEKDSRVIAHIDLADWADLVIVAPATANVLGKVANGIADNMVTTTLLATTAEVWFAPAMNVHMYENKAVMRNIATLVSDGHRFIEPSEGFLACGYVGKGRLEEPERIVELIKAHFEPKNLPLKGKKVVVTAGPTRERIDPVRYISNFSSGKMGYSMAEAAASLGAETILISGPVSLDKPAGVKVVNVESAADMFEAVRAEYEDATIVIKSAAVADYRPAEIHTQKIKKSDDDSVIELARTTDILQTLGEWKEDQILVGFAAETENVIENGKGKLQRKNLDFIIVNDVTDPGGGFGSDTNVVTLISENGTYHPYSSMPKKELATVLLQAIVQEEGLDTNNDS; via the coding sequence ATGCTGAACGATAAGAAAATCCTCGTTTGTGTGACCGGTGGAATTGCAGTTTATAAGGCGGTTGCGCTAGTCAGTAAGTTATCTCAAGCAGGAGCGAATGTGAAAGTAATTATGACGGAATCTGCAAAAGAATTTGTTACCCCGTTAACATTTCAAGCGATGTCGCGAAATGATGTCTTTTTTGATACGTTTGATGAAAAAGATTCCCGGGTGATTGCACATATCGATTTAGCGGATTGGGCAGATCTTGTAATTGTTGCACCGGCTACTGCGAATGTCCTTGGAAAAGTAGCAAATGGAATTGCAGATAATATGGTAACGACGACACTTCTTGCAACGACAGCAGAAGTTTGGTTTGCACCAGCCATGAACGTACATATGTATGAAAATAAAGCAGTGATGCGTAATATTGCAACGTTAGTGAGTGACGGTCATCGTTTTATCGAACCTTCTGAAGGGTTTCTCGCTTGTGGCTATGTAGGAAAAGGACGCCTTGAGGAACCAGAGAGAATTGTTGAATTGATTAAAGCGCATTTTGAACCGAAAAACTTACCGTTAAAAGGGAAGAAAGTCGTCGTTACGGCAGGACCAACACGAGAAAGAATTGACCCTGTCCGGTACATATCCAATTTTTCAAGCGGAAAAATGGGGTACAGTATGGCCGAAGCGGCGGCAAGTTTAGGCGCCGAAACGATTTTGATTTCAGGGCCTGTTTCATTAGACAAGCCAGCGGGTGTAAAAGTGGTTAATGTGGAAAGTGCCGCAGACATGTTTGAAGCGGTACGCGCTGAATATGAAGATGCGACAATCGTAATTAAATCTGCTGCAGTTGCAGATTATCGTCCGGCAGAAATTCATACACAAAAAATCAAAAAATCCGATGATGATTCTGTTATAGAGTTAGCCCGAACAACGGATATCTTACAGACGCTTGGTGAATGGAAAGAAGACCAAATTCTAGTCGGTTTTGCGGCCGAAACTGAAAATGTTATTGAAAACGGAAAAGGTAAATTACAACGAAAAAATTTAGATTTTATTATTGTGAACGATGTGACAGACCCGGGTGGAGGGTTTGGCAGTGACACGAATGTCGTTACGTTAATTTCTGAAAATGGGACTTATCACCCGTATTCATCCATGCCGAAAAAGGAGCTCGCAACAGTTTTACTTCAAGCAATTGTTCAAGAAGAAGGGCTTGATACGAACAATGATAGTTGA
- the rpoZ gene encoding DNA-directed RNA polymerase subunit omega, which produces MLYPSVDSLQEKIESKYTLVTIASKRAREIQEENNKLLSSYKTKKDVGRALEEITAGVLTKKATDASVVYEDEM; this is translated from the coding sequence ATGCTATATCCATCGGTCGACTCATTACAGGAAAAAATTGAATCAAAATACACACTAGTAACGATTGCATCAAAACGTGCACGTGAAATCCAAGAGGAGAATAATAAACTTCTATCCTCTTACAAAACGAAAAAAGATGTTGGAAGAGCGCTTGAGGAAATTACAGCGGGTGTCTTAACGAAAAAAGCAACAGATGCATCAGTCGTTTACGAAGACGAAATGTAA
- the gmk gene encoding guanylate kinase, with amino-acid sequence MYKKRGLLIVLSGPSGVGKGTVRKELFSQPNTNYEYSVSMTTRSPREGEVDGVDYFFKSREEFEALIEQDKLLEYAEYVGNYYGTPLDYVEATLEAGRDVFLEIEVVGAAQVRKIVPEGLFIFLAPPSLSALEARLIGRGTENSEVIKSRVDKAREELEMMNLYDYVVENDEVQNACDRINAIVTAEHCRRERVEKRYIQMLEGDL; translated from the coding sequence ATGTATAAAAAACGGGGACTTCTTATTGTTCTATCCGGCCCTTCAGGCGTTGGAAAAGGAACAGTCCGAAAAGAACTTTTTTCACAACCGAACACAAACTATGAATATTCCGTCTCTATGACGACGAGAAGTCCGCGTGAAGGCGAAGTCGATGGCGTCGATTATTTCTTTAAATCGAGAGAGGAATTTGAAGCGCTTATTGAACAAGACAAGCTTCTTGAGTATGCTGAATACGTTGGAAATTACTACGGCACGCCTTTAGATTATGTAGAAGCTACATTGGAGGCTGGACGCGACGTATTTTTAGAAATTGAAGTCGTCGGGGCTGCGCAAGTTCGAAAAATAGTGCCTGAAGGTTTATTTATATTTTTAGCGCCACCTAGTCTATCCGCTTTAGAAGCACGTCTAATTGGAAGGGGAACGGAAAATTCCGAAGTGATTAAATCACGCGTGGATAAAGCGCGCGAGGAATTGGAAATGATGAACCTATACGATTATGTCGTTGAAAATGATGAAGTACAAAATGCTTGCGACCGTATTAATGCGATTGTAACTGCAGAACATTGTCGTAGGGAACGTGTTGAAAAAAGATATATTCAAATGTTGGAAGGAGATTTATAA
- a CDS encoding Rqc2 family fibronectin-binding protein — protein MAFDGLFTTAMVNELQVLEDGRLSRIHQPNGHEVIFTIRAKGKNYRLLVSIHPSYSRIHFTEETITNPPEPPMFCMVLRKHLEGGFITSVEQFETDRIIIMSIRAKNEIGDDIDRKLYIEIMGRHSNIILVDPAREMIIDSMKHLPPSVNSYRTVLPGQPYIPAPPQDKVNPFAISEEEFSSLLPTIETGRDFVRSFSGFSPINGEELLYRLQTKTAEKPYTIFKNFLASFNSDVGNPTIAEKANRTVFSATTLSHAEKTIAEFDTVSEMLDKVYFERAKRERVRSQAADLERWLNNEITKLKTKMGKLEKEQKSAGKLDTYQLYGELLTANGHAIQKGATEATVDNYYDQGTQITIPLDPQKTAFENAQRFFSRYSKAKNALVMIAEQLEITKDDIEYFEMVKQQVLQASPDDIAEIREELYELGYMKSRSKNTRKKKKRPMPETYHSSTGIKISVGKNNKQNDYLTFKMAARNHVWLHTKDIPGSHVVIHSDSPDETTLTEAAILAAYFSKARESSSVPVDYTEVKQVKKPNGAKPGFVIYFEQKTLFVTPEEDLVRKLFG, from the coding sequence ATGGCATTTGACGGTTTATTTACAACAGCGATGGTGAACGAACTACAAGTTTTAGAAGATGGTCGTCTATCGAGAATCCATCAACCGAACGGACATGAGGTCATTTTTACAATCCGTGCGAAAGGAAAAAACTATCGACTATTAGTTTCGATTCATCCTTCTTATTCACGTATTCACTTCACAGAAGAAACAATTACAAACCCACCGGAACCGCCAATGTTTTGCATGGTGCTTCGAAAACATTTGGAAGGCGGATTTATTACATCTGTTGAACAGTTTGAAACGGATAGAATCATTATCATGTCCATCCGTGCGAAAAACGAAATTGGGGATGATATCGACCGTAAACTGTACATCGAAATTATGGGGAGACATAGTAATATCATCCTCGTAGACCCAGCACGTGAAATGATCATCGACAGCATGAAACATTTACCGCCATCGGTTAATAGTTACCGGACTGTATTACCGGGTCAACCTTATATACCTGCGCCGCCACAAGATAAAGTAAATCCTTTTGCAATATCAGAAGAAGAATTTTCAAGTTTACTCCCTACTATTGAAACAGGTCGTGATTTTGTCCGTTCCTTTTCAGGATTTTCTCCGATTAATGGGGAAGAACTTTTATATCGACTACAAACGAAGACAGCTGAAAAACCTTATACGATATTCAAAAACTTTCTAGCTTCTTTTAATTCAGATGTTGGCAATCCAACTATCGCAGAAAAAGCAAATCGGACAGTTTTCTCGGCAACAACTTTATCACACGCAGAAAAAACGATTGCTGAATTTGATACGGTAAGCGAAATGCTCGATAAAGTATATTTCGAACGCGCAAAAAGAGAACGAGTTAGGTCACAAGCAGCCGATCTTGAACGTTGGTTAAATAATGAAATTACAAAATTAAAAACAAAAATGGGTAAACTTGAAAAAGAGCAGAAATCCGCGGGAAAACTTGATACGTACCAATTATACGGCGAACTACTCACTGCAAATGGACACGCGATTCAAAAAGGAGCAACTGAAGCGACTGTTGATAACTATTATGACCAAGGAACGCAAATTACAATCCCACTTGATCCACAAAAAACAGCTTTTGAGAACGCACAACGCTTTTTTTCTAGATATTCCAAAGCGAAAAATGCTTTAGTAATGATTGCTGAACAACTAGAAATTACAAAAGATGATATCGAATACTTTGAAATGGTGAAACAACAAGTACTCCAAGCCTCACCGGATGATATTGCCGAAATACGCGAGGAATTATATGAACTCGGCTACATGAAGTCACGTTCAAAAAACACACGTAAAAAGAAAAAGCGACCGATGCCAGAAACCTATCATTCATCGACAGGCATCAAAATTTCAGTTGGGAAAAATAATAAACAAAATGACTACCTAACTTTTAAAATGGCAGCAAGAAACCACGTTTGGTTACATACGAAAGACATCCCGGGTTCTCACGTCGTCATCCATAGCGATTCGCCAGATGAAACGACACTGACAGAAGCAGCCATATTAGCCGCCTACTTTAGTAAAGCACGCGAATCTTCATCGGTACCCGTTGACTATACGGAAGTTAAACAAGTGAAAAAACCAAACGGTGCAAAGCCTGGTTTTGTTATTTACTTTGAACAAAAAACCTTGTTTGTTACGCCTGAAGAAGACTTAGTTAGAAAACTCTTTGGATAA
- a CDS encoding catalase yields MADERNVNENSKDEQLEQFRVDDKGTKLTTNQGLRVSEDEFSLKAGVRGPTLMEDFHFREKMTHFDHERIPERVVHARGFAAHGYFHVYENMNLKEFTRAKFLHNPGTKTPVFVRFSTVVGSRGSADTVRDVRGFATKFYTEEGNYDLVANNMPVFFIQDAIKFPDFVHSIKPEPDNEIPQASSAHDTLWDFVANNQETAHMMMWLMSDRAIPRSFRMMDGFGVHTFRFVNEDGKAHFVKFHWRSTLGAHSLVWDEAQKISGEDPDFHRRDLWNNIEKGNYPEFELGVQIINEEDEFMFDFDILDATKLWPEEDVPVQIIGKMVLNRNVDNAFAEIEQVAFHPGNVVPGIDFTNDPLLQGRLFSYIDTQLIRLGGPNFHELPINRPVVPIHNNQRDGYHRQTINTGKVSYHRNSLAGNTPAPASPAEGGYQHYQEKVEGRVVQARSDSFKDHFSQATLFWNSMTAPEKQHIIDAFSFELGKVKSRSVRQQVVDMFANVSLELTTAFAKHIGIEPPQSGGSNVTKSSPALSQENTIKVPDTRTVAVIITNGFNDAEVDDVLGALKSAGIQPEIVSENLGEIVGSGGTKLKVDHTLLTVDSVLFDAVYMVRGSSVNAKFNKKAAYFIDQAFNHYKPIGATGEGKEWLIVNGFEGQPGVVMSDNTSEFAQEFIDAIAANRFWDRQIV; encoded by the coding sequence ATGGCCGATGAGCGTAATGTAAATGAAAATAGTAAAGATGAGCAGTTAGAGCAGTTTCGGGTTGACGATAAAGGAACAAAACTGACGACCAATCAAGGATTAAGGGTGTCGGAAGATGAGTTTTCCTTAAAAGCTGGTGTGCGCGGTCCGACTTTAATGGAAGATTTTCATTTTAGGGAAAAAATGACGCACTTTGATCATGAACGGATACCGGAGCGAGTTGTTCATGCGCGAGGTTTTGCTGCGCATGGCTATTTTCATGTGTATGAAAATATGAATTTGAAGGAATTTACGCGGGCGAAGTTTTTACACAATCCAGGAACTAAAACCCCCGTATTTGTTAGGTTTTCGACCGTAGTTGGTTCCCGTGGTTCTGCAGATACAGTGAGAGATGTGCGTGGTTTTGCGACAAAGTTCTATACGGAAGAGGGGAATTATGATTTAGTCGCAAATAATATGCCAGTCTTTTTCATTCAAGACGCCATCAAATTTCCGGATTTCGTTCATTCGATAAAGCCTGAGCCAGACAACGAAATTCCTCAAGCATCATCTGCTCATGATACGTTATGGGATTTTGTTGCGAACAACCAAGAAACGGCTCATATGATGATGTGGTTGATGTCAGATCGTGCCATACCGAGAAGCTTCAGAATGATGGATGGATTTGGCGTTCATACATTTCGTTTCGTTAATGAGGACGGAAAAGCACATTTTGTGAAATTCCATTGGCGGTCAACGCTTGGTGCACACTCGCTTGTTTGGGATGAAGCTCAGAAAATCTCTGGAGAGGATCCTGATTTTCATCGCCGTGATTTATGGAATAATATTGAAAAAGGAAATTATCCTGAGTTTGAATTAGGTGTCCAAATTATTAATGAAGAAGATGAATTTATGTTTGATTTTGATATATTAGATGCGACAAAGCTATGGCCAGAAGAAGACGTACCCGTGCAAATTATTGGGAAAATGGTGTTGAATCGAAATGTAGATAATGCGTTTGCTGAAATTGAGCAAGTCGCTTTTCACCCGGGTAATGTTGTACCGGGAATTGATTTTACCAATGATCCGCTATTGCAAGGGCGTTTATTTTCCTATATCGATACCCAACTTATCCGACTTGGTGGTCCGAACTTTCATGAATTGCCAATTAACAGGCCGGTTGTGCCTATCCACAACAATCAACGTGATGGATATCATCGTCAAACCATTAATACTGGGAAGGTAAGTTATCATAGAAACTCCCTTGCAGGGAATACACCAGCACCGGCAAGCCCTGCAGAAGGCGGTTATCAGCATTACCAAGAAAAAGTGGAAGGCCGGGTCGTGCAGGCCAGAAGTGACAGTTTTAAAGACCATTTTTCACAAGCAACTCTCTTTTGGAATAGTATGACTGCGCCTGAAAAACAGCATATTATCGATGCATTTAGTTTCGAACTTGGTAAAGTAAAAAGTAGGTCCGTGAGACAGCAAGTGGTTGATATGTTTGCAAATGTCAGTTTGGAATTAACAACGGCATTTGCGAAACATATTGGGATTGAGCCGCCTCAAAGTGGGGGTTCAAACGTCACGAAATCCTCTCCTGCACTTAGCCAAGAAAATACAATTAAAGTCCCTGATACGCGCACAGTTGCGGTTATTATTACAAATGGATTCAATGATGCTGAAGTGGATGATGTACTCGGAGCATTAAAATCAGCGGGTATTCAACCAGAGATCGTTAGTGAAAACCTTGGGGAGATTGTTGGGTCGGGTGGAACTAAGCTTAAGGTTGACCATACACTATTAACAGTTGACTCAGTGCTCTTCGATGCGGTTTATATGGTGAGGGGCAGCAGTGTAAATGCGAAATTTAATAAAAAAGCTGCTTACTTTATTGATCAAGCTTTCAATCATTATAAACCAATAGGTGCCACTGGAGAAGGAAAAGAATGGTTAATCGTTAATGGATTTGAAGGTCAGCCAGGCGTTGTGATGTCTGATAATACGAGTGAGTTTGCACAGGAATTTATTGATGCAATTGCAGCCAATCGTTTTTGGGACCGTCAGATTGTTTAA
- the pyrE gene encoding orotate phosphoribosyltransferase: MSEKEIAKVLLRVGAVELSPNDPFTWASGIQSPIYCDNRLTMSDPVGRKQIAEGLAYLIREHYPETTVIAGTATAGIPHAAWVADILQLPMVYVRSSAKGHGRSRQIEGKISKDDKAVIIEDLISTGGSSLNAAAALHAEGVQVTGIVSIFTYELKKADEAFSGEKLTYQSLTNFGALIEASKENGVIDEVAIAGLLDWHGKLKEGLLG, translated from the coding sequence ATGAGTGAAAAAGAAATAGCAAAAGTTCTACTTCGAGTCGGTGCAGTAGAATTGAGTCCAAATGATCCTTTCACATGGGCTTCCGGCATTCAATCTCCAATTTATTGTGATAACCGTTTAACGATGTCAGATCCTGTTGGTCGCAAGCAAATTGCGGAAGGATTGGCGTATTTAATTCGCGAACATTATCCTGAAACGACGGTCATTGCAGGAACAGCCACAGCTGGAATACCTCATGCAGCTTGGGTTGCAGATATTTTACAATTGCCAATGGTTTACGTACGTTCATCTGCCAAAGGGCATGGACGCAGTCGCCAAATTGAAGGGAAAATTTCAAAGGACGATAAAGCGGTCATTATTGAAGATTTAATTTCCACGGGGGGAAGTAGTTTAAATGCTGCGGCGGCACTTCATGCAGAAGGTGTACAAGTAACAGGGATTGTTTCGATATTTACATACGAATTAAAAAAAGCGGATGAAGCTTTTAGTGGGGAAAAGCTTACATATCAAAGCCTAACAAATTTCGGTGCATTGATTGAAGCGTCAAAAGAAAACGGTGTAATCGACGAAGTAGCAATTGCTGGTTTATTAGACTGGCATGGAAAATTGAAAGAAGGTTTATTAGGATAA
- the pyrF gene encoding orotidine-5'-phosphate decarboxylase yields MNQSPIIALDFHSAKEAFTFLEPFEGKVNVKVGMQLFYKEGPAIVERLKGLGHSVFLDLKLHDIPNTVKLAMEVLASHGADLVNVHAAGGQAMMEAALEGLDKGTPVGLKRPSIIAVTQLTSTDEEQMRREQLINASLEQSVLHFAQLTKKSGLDGVVCSVHEASAIAEVCGKDFLKVTPGIRLADSHADDQKRIATPNTARLAGSTHIVVGRAITKASHPRIAYENIRTEWEGLSKDE; encoded by the coding sequence ATGAATCAGTCACCAATTATTGCACTTGATTTTCATAGCGCAAAAGAAGCGTTTACTTTTTTAGAGCCATTTGAAGGTAAGGTAAATGTAAAAGTGGGGATGCAGCTTTTTTATAAAGAAGGTCCGGCAATTGTCGAACGGTTAAAAGGACTTGGCCATTCTGTTTTTCTCGATTTGAAATTACATGACATCCCGAATACTGTGAAGCTAGCGATGGAGGTCCTTGCTAGTCATGGTGCGGACCTTGTGAATGTGCATGCGGCTGGAGGACAGGCGATGATGGAAGCTGCACTTGAAGGGCTAGACAAAGGAACGCCTGTGGGTTTGAAGAGGCCTTCTATTATCGCGGTTACACAACTCACTTCGACTGATGAAGAGCAAATGCGACGCGAGCAACTGATCAATGCTTCTCTAGAACAGTCTGTGTTACATTTCGCACAATTGACTAAAAAATCCGGTTTAGACGGCGTCGTTTGTTCCGTTCATGAAGCATCCGCAATTGCCGAAGTATGTGGCAAAGACTTTTTGAAAGTGACACCAGGCATTCGCCTTGCAGATAGTCATGCAGACGATCAAAAAAGAATTGCGACGCCAAACACGGCACGGCTTGCTGGTTCTACACATATTGTTGTTGGACGTGCCATTACGAAAGCAAGTCATCCGCGAATTGCGTATGAAAATATCAGGACAGAGTGGGAAGGATTGAGTAAAGATGAGTGA
- a CDS encoding dihydroorotate dehydrogenase produces the protein MNRLSVELPGLHLKNPIMPASGCFGFGQEYGKMYDLSLLGAIMIKATTLEPRLGNPTPRVAETPSGMLNAIGLQNPGLAGVMENELPWLEQFDVPIIANVAGTETADYVEVAKVISTAPNVQALELNISCPNVKEGGITFGTDPLIAEELTAAVKAVSKVPVYVKLSPNVTDVKEIALAVERGGADGITMINTLLGMRLDEKTGKPIIANVTGGLSGPAVKPVALKMIYEVSQTVDIPIIGMGGIMNVQDVIDFLSAGASAVAVGTANFVNPFVCPTIIEELPGKLDELGVEHISELVGRSYRS, from the coding sequence ATGAATCGATTGTCGGTTGAGTTACCAGGGTTACATTTAAAAAATCCAATTATGCCTGCTTCTGGCTGTTTCGGTTTTGGTCAAGAGTATGGAAAAATGTATGATTTATCATTACTCGGAGCAATCATGATAAAAGCGACAACACTTGAGCCGCGACTTGGCAATCCGACGCCGCGGGTAGCTGAAACGCCATCCGGCATGCTGAATGCCATCGGTTTACAAAATCCGGGTTTAGCGGGTGTCATGGAGAATGAACTACCGTGGTTAGAACAGTTCGATGTGCCAATCATCGCGAATGTCGCAGGAACGGAAACAGCGGATTATGTAGAAGTTGCAAAAGTCATTTCAACTGCACCAAATGTTCAAGCACTGGAACTGAATATTTCCTGTCCAAACGTGAAAGAAGGAGGAATTACGTTCGGAACGGATCCGTTGATTGCGGAAGAATTAACAGCAGCTGTAAAAGCTGTTTCAAAAGTTCCTGTTTATGTAAAGCTTTCACCGAACGTGACAGATGTAAAAGAAATTGCACTTGCGGTTGAAAGAGGCGGTGCGGATGGCATTACCATGATTAATACATTGCTCGGTATGCGTTTAGACGAGAAAACAGGGAAGCCGATTATTGCGAATGTCACCGGGGGATTATCTGGCCCAGCAGTGAAGCCAGTTGCGTTAAAAATGATTTATGAAGTGAGTCAAACTGTCGATATTCCAATAATTGGGATGGGCGGCATTATGAATGTACAAGATGTCATCGACTTTTTATCTGCCGGAGCAAGTGCTGTTGCGGTTGGAACGGCGAATTTCGTGAATCCTTTTGTCTGTCCAACGATTATTGAAGAACTACCGGGAAAACTTGATGAACTAGGTGTCGAGCATATTTCAGAGCTTGTCGGAAGGAGTTACCGTTCATGA
- a CDS encoding dihydroorotate dehydrogenase electron transfer subunit produces the protein MIIQESMLVQSQREIAHNIFEMKLQGKLVQEIQAPGQFIHIRVSEAFDMLLRRPISIASIDQENDEITIIYRAEGDGTRSLSKRNEGDRVDVLGPLGNGFPVEETNAGEVAYLIGGGIGVPPLYELSKQLTAKGVTCVHILGFQSENVVFYEEEFKALGETHIVTVDGTNGTEGFVTTVMQNLSEQFATYYSCGPQPMLKAVQEMYANKKGYLSFEERMGCGVGACFACVCQTTERAEANYIKVCSDGPVFPAGVIAI, from the coding sequence ATGATTATCCAAGAATCGATGCTTGTTCAATCCCAGAGAGAAATCGCACACAATATTTTCGAGATGAAGCTTCAAGGAAAGCTAGTCCAAGAAATCCAGGCACCTGGCCAATTTATTCACATTCGTGTCAGTGAGGCATTTGATATGTTATTAAGACGACCAATATCGATTGCTTCTATTGATCAAGAGAATGATGAAATAACGATTATTTACCGGGCAGAAGGTGATGGAACGAGAAGTTTATCGAAAAGAAATGAAGGCGATAGAGTTGACGTTCTTGGACCTCTTGGAAATGGTTTTCCGGTAGAAGAAACAAACGCGGGAGAAGTCGCTTATTTAATCGGTGGAGGGATTGGCGTCCCTCCGCTCTATGAGTTATCGAAACAATTAACGGCTAAAGGGGTAACTTGTGTCCATATTCTCGGTTTTCAATCGGAAAATGTCGTTTTTTATGAAGAGGAATTTAAGGCGCTTGGTGAAACGCATATTGTAACCGTAGATGGCACGAATGGAACAGAAGGCTTTGTCACAACAGTTATGCAAAATTTAAGTGAGCAATTTGCAACGTATTATAGTTGTGGCCCTCAGCCAATGTTAAAAGCTGTGCAAGAAATGTATGCGAATAAAAAAGGTTACCTTTCATTCGAAGAACGAATGGGGTGTGGCGTCGGTGCTTGTTTCGCTTGTGTTTGTCAAACGACGGAACGCGCTGAAGCGAATTATATTAAAGTATGTTCAGATGGACCAGTATTTCCAGCGGGAGTGATTGCGATATGA